In one window of Arachis ipaensis cultivar K30076 chromosome B06, Araip1.1, whole genome shotgun sequence DNA:
- the LOC107648212 gene encoding threonine dehydratase biosynthetic, chloroplastic-like, giving the protein MESCQLKTYNLTETDLVKDHLRYLMGGRSNVQNEVLCRFIFPERPGALTKFLDSFSPRWNISLFHYRGQGETGANVLVGIQVPRVEMDEFHDRANRLG; this is encoded by the exons ATGGAGTCTTGTCAGCTTAAAACTTACAATCTCACAGAAACTGACTTGGTGAAAGATCACCTTCGTTACCTG ATGGGAGGCCGTTCAAACGTTCAAAATGAGGTTCTTTGTCGTTTCATCTTTCCAGAAAGACCTGGTGCTCTAACGAAGTTCTTGGATTCCTTCAGTCCACGATGGAATATTAGCTTGTTCCATTATCGTGGGCAG GGTGAAACTGGAGCAAATGTGTTGGTAGGAATACAGGTACCAAGAGTTGAGATGGACGAATTCCATGATCGTGCTAACAGACTTGGATGA